The Corynebacterium auriscanis genome includes the window GCAACAATGCTTATTCCCGAATCCGCCTTAGCCGTAACGCGGCGGGCCTTAGTGTTGTCGTTGCTGGCAGTAGTACGACGGCCGTCGGGGTGGTCTTTCCCGGTTCGCGGGGTCTCCGAAGGCTCCAGCGCCCCCTGTGATCCCGGGGCGCCCGGCCCCTCCGGGGGCTCCGATTCCACATACACCTTGGACCGGGTCAGCGCGCCGTAATTTGGTCGCAAAACCGCTGCGGTGGGATCAAGGTGCAGATCCACAAGCCCAATGACCGATTTCAGAACGTACGAAGGAATCTTTGAACCGCCAGGGGACCCCAAGGCTGCAAAGCCCCGCCCACCATCGGCCAGAATCAGCGGCGCCATCATCGTTTTGGGATGTGCGGATGCCCGGCGTGTATTGGCTCGTTCGCCTTCTGCCTGCTGCGAGGAAAAATTATCCAGACTGTTGTTAAGGAAGAACCCGTGGATGAAAATCCCCGCTCCGAAGTTCTTTTGCAAAGTCGTAGTCGTACTGGCGACATTGCCGTAACGATCCTTCACAGAGATCTGCGATGTGCCATCTTCTTCAAAGTCGTTGTAATCCCCCGCCGCATCGGTGAGCTTGTGCGGCTCGGGCTCCTTTTTTACTCGGTTGTTGAGGATGTCCTCCGCATCCTTACCCGCCCGGTCACCATTTCGGACGATGGCTTTCACATATTCTTCAGCAACCCTGGGCGCAGTCCGCGGATCCCCCATGTACGTGTTGGCATTGGCCATTACTACACGCTGAACTTCCGATAGCAGCTCACGATTCACAGAAACACCATCACCGTTTACCGTCCCACTAGAGCTGTTCGAGTTCGGCTTCGCGGTGGGCGTCGAGAAAAAAGAATTTCCAGAAACCTTGTTTTCTGGCAGGTGAGAAATAATGTTGAGTGCCTGGGTCACAAACACACTGCCGGTGGCGGGCGACGAATTGCCGCATACTTGTTTGCCGCGGTAGTCGGTACAGGTCGCCTCATCGGCACGAGTCGTAGCCTGCTGTTCCTCCGCCGCCGACCAGTCACCAATAAGGGTTTTCTGCTGGCTTACCCGGTCTTCTTTTTTGGTTTTTTTGGACGACGCCGAATCCTCCGCGCGTTGCAGATCCAGCGTTTGCTCACCGATTTGCGCGACGAGACTATCGCGAGCACTATCCCCGACATCCAAGATGGATTCCCCGGACGCGATCCGCCGGATGGTTTCGGCGTATGCAAGATTGGTGACGCGGGCACCATCACCCGCGTTCCCCAATGTGCGAAGGTAGTCTAGGTGCTGCGTGTGGGTAGACGTAAACAATTCAGGCCGACTATCCACTGCCTCGCGTAACCGGGTTGACGGAGTGAATCCCGCAGTTGCTCGATCGATGACGGGTTGAAGCAGCTCGTGCTTATCGAGTTTTCCGTGGTCCTTATGCAGCGCGCGCATCAGTTCGAGTGTCCGAGGTACGCCCACCCGCGCGACGGCACCAGCGTGATCTGGATTGTTCGTATCCTCTGTAGGTGCGTTTACGGTGCCGTCGAAAGAAAATAGTTTGTTCTCTTCAGCGCTGTAATACACCGAAATGGCGCCTCCACCTGGGCCCGACGATTGGGGTTCAGTTAAC containing:
- a CDS encoding gamma-glutamyltransferase, whose protein sequence is MSRHSKRAPAIGLGLAAALLSTSVVGCGVKENNAQTPEETQRALTHCGTDPQNGQNVAQSAPGQDHPDEATTDRSNTSLRIDAPNAFAIATPDPSATYVGCRVLAQGGTAADATFAAQMMLGLTEPQSSGPGGGAISVYYSAEENKLFSFDGTVNAPTEDTNNPDHAGAVARVGVPRTLELMRALHKDHGKLDKHELLQPVIDRATAGFTPSTRLREAVDSRPELFTSTHTQHLDYLRTLGNAGDGARVTNLAYAETIRRIASGESILDVGDSARDSLVAQIGEQTLDLQRAEDSASSKKTKKEDRVSQQKTLIGDWSAAEEQQATTRADEATCTDYRGKQVCGNSSPATGSVFVTQALNIISHLPENKVSGNSFFSTPTAKPNSNSSSGTVNGDGVSVNRELLSEVQRVVMANANTYMGDPRTAPRVAEEYVKAIVRNGDRAGKDAEDILNNRVKKEPEPHKLTDAAGDYNDFEEDGTSQISVKDRYGNVASTTTTLQKNFGAGIFIHGFFLNNSLDNFSSQQAEGERANTRRASAHPKTMMAPLILADGGRGFAALGSPGGSKIPSYVLKSVIGLVDLHLDPTAAVLRPNYGALTRSKVYVESEPPEGPGAPGSQGALEPSETPRTGKDHPDGRRTTASNDNTKARRVTAKADSGISIVATTGDALEGAADPRRSGLVLGGSKDA